A single Botrytis cinerea B05.10 chromosome 1, complete sequence DNA region contains:
- the Bcslh1 gene encoding Bcslh1 produces the protein MSSSTLDSAEVQWQAQLAAMKNALAELNLPPSSTNGEARSYDIDVDFDDDDEFTSGNSGDDVWDFISDEDDDLSSSDANDDFPSLSDSAGAGNYGPQWLKSKCMEIAQRKQGLSGNDLQEQIMAILGSDSGEEELQSTLIDMIGFDDIEFAIEVISHRKGITAASRSIGTQDDGIFTGRLQTRREREAALRQRDYEHKHAALGPAINRDEERYPHVYKSHHAGNILDSRGKKYALPVGSERTEHERYSEYTVPAGKVGTLGAGRRLVEISEMDGLCKRTFKGYKSLNRMQSLVYPIAYKTSENMLICAPTGAGKTDAAMLTILHAIGENVSPHPSENPESSDFVVNFNDFKIVYVAPMKALAAEITQKLGSRLAWLGIQVREFTGDMHLTKKEITQTQIIVTTPEKWDVVTRKGTGDTELVQKVRLLIIDEVHMLHDDRGSVLESLVARTERQVESTQSLIRIVGLSATLPNYIDVADFLKVNRHAGLFYFDASFRPVPLEQHFIGVKGKAGTRQSRENIDTTAFEKVREMLELDHQVMVFVHSRKDTFNTAKMLYEKAVEQVCVDLFDPTNHPQYEAAVKDMKSSRGRELRELVPKGIGIHHAGMARSDRNLMERLFGSGVLKVLVCTATLAWGVNLPAAAVVIKGTQVYSAQDGKFIDLGILDVLQIFGRAGRPQFQDTGIGMICTTADKLDHYLQAVTSQVPIESRFSKHLVDNLNAEIGLGTVTSIPEAVAWLGYSYLFVRMKRDPLTYGIDWAEARDDPNLVQRRRQLCIQAAKTLQQSQMIIFNETTEELRSKDVGRIASQFYVLHTSIQIFNTMMQPQSSEADVLTMIAMSGEFDQIQSRDSESKELTSLREDFSPCQVKGGTDSSHAKTNILLQSYISRAKLEDFALANDTNYVAQQSARICRALFMIALNRRWGHQCLVLLSLCKSIEKRIWPFQHPLHQFELAQPILKQLDDKENLSIETLKEMDAAEIGAMVHNPGAGKTISRILDNFPTLSVEAEIAPLNRDVLRIRLYLTPEFKWNDRHNGTSESYWIWVENSETSEIYHHEFFILNRKKLYDDHELSFTIPLSDPLPTQIYVRAVSDRWLGAETVYPISFQHLIRPDTESVYTDLLNLQPLPITALKNPALEEIYGKRFQFFNPMQTQIFHTLYHTPANVLLGSPTGSGKTIACELAMWWAFREKPGSKVVYIAPMKALVRERVKDWGARLTRQMGLKLVELTGDNTPDTRTIRDADIIITTPEKWDGISRSWTTRGYVRQVSLVIIDEIHLLGGDRGPILEIIVSRMNYIATQTNNSVRLMGMSTACANAMDLGNWLGVKEGLFNFRHSVRPVPLEIFIDGFPEVRGFCPLMQSMNRPTFLAIKTHSPEKPVIVFVASRRQTRLTAKDLINFCGMEDNPRRFVKMSEEDLQLNLARVKDDALKEALSFGIGLHHAGLIESDRSLAEELFANNKIQILVATSTLAWGVNLPAHLVVVKGTQFFDAKTEGYKDMDLTDVLQMLGRAGRPQFDTSGIARIFTQDSKKAFYKHFLHTGFPVESSLHNVLDNHLGAEVSAETITTKQDALDYLTWTFFFRRLHKNPSYYGLEISAEEHNTIAAQQMANDYMISMVDKSLDELAESKCLEIYPNGNIDSTPLGKIMSYYYLSHKTIRHLVTHAKPNASFRDVLSWMSSATEYDELPVRHNEDLINIELSKNLPLPADAAHFNGLPMWDPHVKAFLLLQAHMSRIDLPISDYVGDQTSVLDQAIRIIQASIDVLTEMGYLSSVLQMITLLQCIKSARWPEDHALSIFPGVAPDFKPSKDNNIPTSLQQFSALPQNAYQVLKSKLQLPSRNIQAFDKAANMIPNLNIEVQNVTALKMDVVIRRLNGLVDKEGKMYAPRFPKSQSEGWFVVLCKKGSDEVAAIKRLGWSAPKTNLKGKGARDGNVGNGDEGKQNTSVIGIGVKPQAKATLKFPGTEEGEEGNIMDGRVFDVWVVSDGYRGLIYKLEGVEVPDVMKVRAEDEGKGKDGKGKGK, from the coding sequence ATGTCTTCGTCGACGCTGGATTCAGCTGAAGTGCAATGGCAAGCCCAACTTGCTGCTATGAAGAACGCCTTGGCAGAGTTGAATTTGCCTCCGAGCTCGACAAACGGGGAAGCTAGATCATATGATATCGACGTTGATTtcgacgacgatgatgaatttaCTTCCGGAAATAGCGGGGACGATGTTTGGGACTTCATTAgtgacgaggatgatgatttgTCCAGCAGCGATGCCAACGATGATTTTCCTAGTCTTTCTGACTCCGCTGGTGCAGGCAACTATGGTCCTCAATGGTTGAAGAGCAAATGCATGGAGATTGCTCAAAGGAAGCAGGGACTTTCAGGAAACGACCTCCAGGAACAAATCATGGCAATCTTAGGGTCTGAtagtggagaggaagagcTTCAGTCCACTTTGATTGACATGATCGGCTTTGATGATATAGAATTTGCCATTGAAGTCATCTCCCACCGTAAAGGTATTACCGCCGCTTCACGTTCTATTGGAACTCAAGATGACGGCATTTTTACTGGAAGGCTACAGACCAGGAGGGAGCGAGAAGCAGCCTTAAGACAGAGAGACTATGAGCATAAACATGCCGCACTAGGACCGGCCATTAATCGCGACGAAGAAAGATATCCCCACGTGTATAAGTCGCACCATGCTGGTAACATCCTGGATTCGAGAGGGAAGAAGTATGCTTTACCGGTGGGTAGTGAGAGAACAGAACACGAGAGATACTCGGAATATACTGTCCCGGCTGGAAAGGTTGGAACTTTAGGTGCAGGTCGAAGACTAGTCGAGATTTCCGAGATGGATGGTCTTTGCAAGAGAACTTTCAAGGGTTACAAGTCTCTCAACCGAATGCAGAGTCTGGTCTATCCAATAGCATACAAAACCAGCGAAAACATGTTGATTTGTGCTCCCACCGGTGCTGGTAAAACTGATGCAGCAATGCTCACGATACTTCACGCCATTGGAGAAAATGTTTCACCGCATCCATCCGAGAACCCCGAATCCTCAGACTTTGTGGTCAATTTCAATGACTTCAAGATTGTCTATGTCGCCCCAATGAAAGCCTTGGCAGCCGAAATCACACAAAAGCTAGGTAGTCGTCTAGCGTGGCTGGGCATACAAGTTCGCGAATTTACTGGTGATATGCATCTCACTAAGAAGGAAAtcactcaaactcaaattatCGTCACAACTCCTGAAAAATGGGACGTGGTCACTCGAAAAGGCACTGGAGATACTGAATTGGTTCAAAAGGTTCGacttttgattattgatgAAGTACATATGCTTCACGATGATCGAGGTTCTGTCTTAGAATCACTAGTTGCCCGTACTGAACGCCAAGTTGAGAGCACCCAATCTCTCATCCGTATCGTAGGACTTTCTGCTACCCTTCCGAACTACATCGATGTGGCGGACTTCCTCAAAGTCAATCGTCATGCGGGTCTGTTTTACTTCGACGCTAGCTTCAGACCTGTACCTCTCGAACAGCACTTCATCGGAGTCAAAGGGAAGGCTGGAACCAGACAATCACGAGAGAATATTGATACAACTGCATTCGAAAAAGTCCGAGAGATGCTGGAACTTGATCACCAAGTCATGGTCTTTGTTCATTCGAGGAAGGACACTTTCAACACTGCTAAGATGTTGTATGAAAAGGCTGTAGAGCAAGTTTGTGTAGACTTATTCGATCCCACTAATCACCCTCAATATGAGGCAGCTGTGAAGGATATGAAGAGCTCACGAGGTCGTGAACTTCGGGAGTTAGTACCAAAAGGTATTGGTATTCATCATGCAGGTATGGCTCGTTCAGACAGAAACCTGATGGAGAGATTGTTTGGAAGCGGTGTTCTCAAAGTTCTTGTCTGCACAGCTACCTTGGCATGGGGTGTTAATTTGCCTGCTGCTGCAGTAGTAATCAAAGGTACACAAGTTTACAGTGCTCAAGATGGTAAATTTATCGACCTAGGAATTCTGGATGTTCTTCAAATCTTCGGTCGTGCAGGTAGACCACAATTTCAGGATACTGGTATTGGTATGATTTGTACGACAGCAGATAAGCTTGATCACTATCTCCAGGCCGTCACATCTCAAGTCCCTATCGAGTCTCGATTCTCGAAGCATCTTGTGGATAATCTTAATGCTGAAATCGGTCTGGGGACAGTCACATCGATTCCTGAAGCTGTAGCATGGCTCGGATACTCCTATTTATTCGTTAGAATGAAGAGAGATCCTTTGACTTATGGTATCGATTGGGCTGAAGCTCGCGACGATCCGAATTTAGTACAGCGTCGAAGACAACTATGCATTCAAGCAGCAAAGACACTTCAGCAAAGCCAAATGATTATATTCAATGAAACGACGGAGGAGCTCAGAAGCAAGGATGTTGGACGTATTGCGAGTCAATTTTATGTCCTCCATACTAGTATTCAGATATTCAACACCATGATGCAACCTCAATCTTCCGAAGCTGATGTTCTCACAATGATTGCCATGAGTGGAGAGTttgatcaaattcaatcaagagACAGCGAGTCAAAGGAGCTTACCAGCTTGAGAGAAGATTTCTCTCCCTGTCAGGTAAAAGGTGGAACTGATTCCTCACATGCCAAGACGAATATTCTCTTACAATCTTACATATCTCGAGCCAAACTTGAGGACTTTGCTCTAGCCAACGATACAAACTACGTTGCTCAGCAATCGGCCAGAATTTGTCGTGCATTATTCATGATTGCTTTGAATCGTCGTTGGGGTCACCAATGTCTCGTGCTTCTCTCACTATGCAAGTCaattgagaagagaatttggCCATTCCaacatcctcttcatcaatttgaGCTAGCCCAGCCGATTCTTAAACAGCTTGATGATAAAGAAAACCTGTCTATTGAAACTCTAAAAGAGATGGATGCAGCTGAAATCGGTGCCATGGTACACAATCCTGGTGCTGGAAAGACGATCTCAAGAATTCTTGACAACTTTCCTACACTCAGCGTGGAAGCCGAAATTGCTCCACTGAATAGAGATGTTTTGAGAATTCGTCTTTACCTCACGCCGGAGTTCAAATGGAACGATCGTCACAATGGTACATCAGAAAGTTATTGGATCTGGGTTGAGAACTCGGAGACTTCTGAAATATACCATCATGAGTTCTTCATTCTGAATAGAAAGAAGTTATACGATGACCATGAACTCAGCTTCACCATCCCACTATCGGATCCGCTCCCTACGCAAATCTACGTAAGAGCAGTTTCTGATAGATGGTTGGGTGCAGAAACGGTGTatccaatttctttccaacatTTAATCAGACCTGACACTGAGAGTGTGTACACTGatcttttgaatcttcaaCCTCTACCTATCACTGCCCTGAAGAACCCGGCCCTGGAAGAGATCTATGGCAAACGTTTCCAATTTTTTAATCCTATGCAAACTCAGATCTTTCACACTTTGTATCATACACCAGCAAATGTTCTTCTTGGCTCACCAACCGGGTCTGGAAAAACTATTGCTTGTGAGTTGGCTATGTGGTGGGCATTCCGAGAAAAGCCTGGCTCTAAGGTTGTGTATATCGCTCCCATGAAAGCACTTGTTCGAGAGCGGGTTAAAGATTGGGGAGCTAGACTAACTCGACAAATGGGCTTGAAATTGGTTGAGTTGACTGGTGACAATACACCTGATACACGAACTATTCGAGATGCGGACATCATTATTACTACTCCAGAAAAATGGGATGGTATCAGTCGTTCGTGGACTACGAGAGGTTATGTTCGACAAGTTAGCTTGGTTATTATTGATGAAATTCATTTGCTTGGTGGAGATCGTGGTCCTATTTTGGAAATCATTGTTTCTCGTATGAATTACATTGCAACTCAGACCAATAACTCGGTCAGACTTATGGGTATGTCTACTGCGTGCGCCAATGCTATGGATTTAGGAAACTGGCTTGGTGTTAAGGAAGGGTTGTTTAACTTCAGGCATTCCGTTAGACCTGTTCCATTGGAAATTTTTATCGATGGCTTCCCAGAGGTTCGAGGCTTTTGCCCCCTAATGCAATCTATGAACAGACCGACTTTCTTAGCCATCAAAACACACAGTCCAGAAAAACCGGTCATTGTTTTTGTTGCTTCCCGTAGACAAACACGTTTGACAGCCAAGGATTTGATTAACTTCTGTGGTATGGAGGATAACCCTCGTCGATTTGTCAAGATGTCCGAGGAAGATCTCCAACTGAACCTTGCCCGAGTCAAAGATGACGCTTTGAAAGAAGCCCTGAGTTTTGGTATCGGTTTGCATCATGCTGGTTTGATTGAGTCTGATCGTTCATTGGCCGAAGAACTATTTGCCAACAACAAAATTCAGATCCTCGTTGCAACATCCACTCTAGCCTGGGGTGTCAATCTTCCAGCCCATTTAGTCGTTGTGAAGGGTACCCAGTTCTTCGACGCTAAGACTGAAGGATACAAAGATATGGATCTGACAGATGTTCTACAAATGCTGGGTCGTGCTGGACGTCCCCAGTTCGATACTTCAGGAATTGCTCGTATCTTCACtcaagattcaaagaaaGCGTTTTACAAACATTTCCTACATACAGGTTTCCCAGTAGAATCTTCTCTTCACAACGTCTTAGACAACCATCTTGGCGCCGAAGTATCTGCTGAAACCATTACCACCAAACAAGATGCTCTAGATTATCTAACCTGGACATTCTTCTTCCGACGTCTCCATAAAAACCCTTCATATTATGGTCTCGAGATCTCAGCTGAAGAACACAATACCATTGCTGCTCAACAAATGGCGAATGATTACATGATCTCAATGGTAGATAAATCATTGGACGAACTTGCTGAATCCAAATGTCTGGAAATCTACCCCAATGGCAACATCGATTCTACCCCTCTCGGGAAAATCATGTCCTATTACTATCTTTCTCACAAAACCATTCGTCACCTTGTCACACATGCCAAACCAAATGCTTCATTCCGCGATGTACTTTCTTGGATGTCTTCCGCAACCGAATACGACGAGCTCCCTGTTCGCCATAACGAAGATCTCATTAACATTGAACTTTCCAAGAACCTACCTCTTCCAGCAGACGCAGCACATTTCAATGGCCTTCCAATGTGGGATCCTCATGTGAAAGCATTTTTGCTGCTTCAAGCCCACATGAGCAGGATTGATCTTCCCATTTCTGATTATGTGGGTGATCAAACTAGTGTTCTCGATCAAGCTATTCGTATCATTCAAGCTTCCATCGATGTTCTCACCGAAATGGGATATCTATCAAGCGTTTTGCAAATGATTACTTTACTTCAATGTATCAAATCAGCTCGTTGGCCCGAAGACCATGCTTTGTCTATTTTCCCTGGTGTAGCTCCTGATTTCAAACCATCCAAGGACAATAACATCCCCACATCTCTTCAACAATTCTCAGCTCTACCTCAAAACGCATATCAAGTTCTTAAAAGCAAACTACAACTTCCAAGTAGAAATATACAGGCTTTCGATAAAGCAGCAAATATGATACCTAACTTGAACATTGAAGTACAAAATGTTACGGCGTTGAAAATGGATGTTGTAATCAGGAGACTTAACGGGTTGGTGGATAAGGAGGGTAAAATGTATGCGCCTCGATTCCCCAAGAGTCAGAGCGAGGGGTGGTTTGTTGTGCTTTGTAAAAAAGGAAGTGATGAGGTGGCTGCTATTAAGAGATTAGGTTGGAGTGCTCCTAAGACCAACTTGAAGGGTAAAGGTGCTCGGGATGGAAATGTTGGCAATGGAGATGAGGGAAAACAAAACACCAGTGTGATAGGCATCGGAGTCAAAcctcaagcaaaagcaacGCTTAAATTTCCCGGGacggaagaaggagaagagggaaataTTATGGATGGGAGGGTATTCGATGTTTGGGTTGTCAGTGACGGATACAGGGGGTTGATTTACAAGCTCGAGGGTGTAGAGGTACCAGATGTAATGAAGGTTAGGGCTGAGGAtgagggaaaggggaaagatgggaaggggaaaggaaaatga
- the Bcykt6 gene encoding Bcykt6: MKLHYIGIIKNSETPSHELCCVKELSAYGRFTRASYGEFMTVFSKTVAERTKPGQRQDIEQDSNTFHAYGRSEGVCGIIISDHEYPALVAHQLLSKVVDEFLNAHPRSEWADSTPTLTFPELNDYIVKYQDPQQADSIMKIQKELDETKIVLHKTIESVLERGEKIDTLVAKSDGLSAQSKMFYTQAKKQNSCCVAM, encoded by the exons ATGAAGTTACATTACATCGGA ATAATCAAGAACTCAGAGACCCCCTCACACGAGCTCTGCTGCGTGAAAGAGTTGAGCGCATATGGCCGATTTACAAGAGCCAG TTACGGCGAATTCATGACGGTTTTCAGTAAGACTGTCGCTGAACGAACGAAGCCTGGCCAAAGGCAAGATATTGAACAAGATA GTAACACATTCCACGCCTATGGACGCAGCGAAGGTGTCTGTGGTATAATAATTTCCGACCACGAATATCCAGCCCTCGTTGCCCATCAACTTCTCTCCAAAGTCGTCGACGAGTTCCTAAATGCACACCCTCGATCAGAATGGGCCGATTCAACCCCAACCCTCACATTCCCCGAACTAAACGACTATATTGTGAAATACCAAGACCCGCAACAGGCAGATAGCATCATGAAGATCCAAAAGGAATTGGATGAGACAAAGATTGTGTTGCATAAGACTATTGAGAGTGTTTTAGAGAGAGGCGAGAAAATCGATACATTGGTGGCAAAGAGTGATGGCTTGAGTGCACAGAGCAAGATGTTCTATA CACAAGCAAAGAAGCAGAACTCATGCTGCGTGGCTATGTAG
- the Bcgot1 gene encoding Bcgot1, with protein MPTMWLSDSQKIGVAFCSGGGFFLIGGVMMFFDRAMLAMGNILFLIGLTVIIGPQKTLAFFARRQKLKGTGAFFAGLALILMRWPFTGFLVELYGIFILFGDFLGTIAGFARNIPIIGPYIGAMVDRSGVAMRGAELPV; from the exons ATGCCTACCATGTGGTTATCAGATTCTCAAA AGATTGGGGTAGCTTTTTGTTCGGGTG GCGGGTTCTTCCTGATCGGAGGCGTTATGATGTTTTTTGATAGAGCTAT GCTCGCGATGGGAAAT ATTCTCTTTTTGATCGGCTTGACTGTTATAATTGGACCGCAAAAAACATTGGCGTTCTTTGCGCGGAGACAAAAGCTTAAGGGGACCGGAGCCTTTTTCGCTGGACTTGCACTCATCCTTATGAGGTGGCCATTTACCGGGTTTCTGGTGGAATTATACGGCATATTCATCTTGTTTGGCGATTTCCTAGGGACTATAGCTGGCTTTGCAAGGAACATACCAATCATTGGCCCATATATTGGAGCCATGGTTGATAGGAGCGGGGTTGCGATGAGGGGAGCAGAGTTACCTGTTTGA
- the Bcies6 gene encoding Bcies6 has product MAPATPEAEAHQALIEKLDVHSIRKPFRNTHWRPNQRRNKNIKTILGDAVRKEASLMPTQDNSGAATPFSEDNATSTDGDTTPASTSAPTLQPNLAQASKNLSKLVLERNMRTNGFSNAPTATYTNIESAPSLAHSKHYCDITGLPAPYTDPKTRLRYHNKEVFAVVRSLGQGVAEQYLEVRGAHTILK; this is encoded by the coding sequence ATGGCGCCAGCAACCCCAGAAGCTGAAGCTCATCAAGCACTCATCGAAAAGCTTGATGTCCACTCAATAAGAAAGCCCTTTCGCAATACACACTGGAGACCTAATCAGCGTCGCAACAAGAATATTAAGACCATTCTCGGCGACGCCGTTCGAAAGGAAGCGTCACTTATGCCAACACAAGACAACAGCGGTGCTGCAACACCCTTTTCTGAAGATAATGCAACTTCAACCGATGGTGATACGACACCTGCCTCTACGAGCGCTCCTACACTCCAACCAAACCTTGCGCAAGCTTCCAAGAACTTGTCGAAATTGGTATTGGAACGAAATATGCGGACGAACGGCTTTTCTAATGCACCTACTGCGACATACACGAATATCGAATCGGCACCATCTCTGGCACATTCAAAACATTACTGCGATATCACAGGATTACCAGCTCCATACACAGATCCAAAGACGAGGCTACGATATCATAACAAAGAGGTGTTTGCGGTTGTCAGATCTTTAGGCCAGGGAGTTGCAGAGCAGTATTTAGAAGTACGAGGAGCCCATACTATCTTAAAGTGA
- the Bcdad4 gene encoding Bcdad4, which produces MENPHEHQQNLLLSRIITNVEKLNEAIMLLNKNLQEINNANTNVVLVADMFKNYQSNVLFHLEATDSLKEPS; this is translated from the exons ATG GAAAATCCTCACGAGCACCAGCAAAACTTGCTTCTCTCACGAATCATCACCAACGTG GAGAAACTCAATGAAGCCATCATGCTTCTGAACAAGAATCTCCAG GAGATCAATAACGCAAACACAAATGTCGTTCTGGTTGCAGATATGTTCAAGAACTATCAATCCAACGTTCTCTTCCATCTAGAAG CTACCGACAGTCTCAAGGAGCCATCATGA
- the Bcarp5 gene encoding Bcarp5, with amino-acid sequence MSPSAMDLDAPASEQQNSISPPTLYPAKDLHFDKYVDPQPDGYRTAKSRGSGQAAIVIDNGSSVTRAGWSFEDSPRLNILPLFSKYRDRKMGKTYSFVGADVYADTTAKGHMRNAFEAGSGIVSNWDVMEQVLDCIFLKLGVDSEGSVDMPIVMTEAVANLPYSRKSMTEIIFECYGAPSVAYGIDSLFSYDYNGGKTGLVVSSSHSSTHLIPVYNSKAMLTQATRLNWGASQSADYLLKLIKLKYPSFPGKLAATQMEYMVQDHCYLSRDYDEEVSKYLDWTGLEDRDRVIQYPYTEVIEVQKSEEELAKIAEKRKESGRRLQEQAAKMRLERLVRKEQELEYYRHLQGKLVDQTKKEIKRLLDAEELKDEAALEKTIKELDKSIRKARTKDVGGPEIEEEVEEPDYSMLEIPDEQLDEAGLKQKRHQRLMKSNNEARARAKAEKLAEKARIAEEQRIDDEKRENDLEGWLQERREARASMLQKIKDRERLKADLGNRKSLASQIRMKSIANLASDNPTKKRRRGGDDDNFGQNDDDWGVYRTIQTGDGGSDDEEEEDPSVLLKTLEADLLKYDPEFTDQHTFDAQTDWTKSLIHAFLRGPRPFNPASTAEAHQLHLNVERIRVPEVIFNPSIAGLDQAGIVEIAADILNQRISGPGINQKDFLKDIFLTGGNTLWQNFDERLREGLRANLEAGTEVKIRRAKDQLLDAWKGAAKWSCGERWKEARVTREEYQEKGGEYLKEHDLGNAYS; translated from the exons ATGTCGCCCTCTGCTATGGACCTCGATGCGCCTGCATCAGAGCAACAGAACTCAATATCTCCTCCTACCCTATATCCTGCCAAAGATCTTCACTTTGACAAATACGTCGATCCTCAGCCAGACGGGTATCGAACGGCCAAATCGCGGGGGTCTGGTCAAGCTGCGATAGTAATTGATAATG GCTCATCGGTGACTCGAGCTGGCTGGTCCTTTGAGGACTCGCCGCGTCTTAATATCTTGCCGCTTTTCTCGAAATATAGAGACAGGAAGATGGGAAAAACGTACTCATTTGTTGGTGCCGATGTCTATGCAGATACTACAGCTAAGGGCCACATGAGAAATGCCTTTGAGGCGGGAAGCGGAATTGTTAGCAATTGGGATGTTATGGAGCAGGTATTGGATTGCATCTTCCTCAAATTAGGAGTTGATTCAGAAGGCAGTGTGGACATGCCTATTGTTATGACGGAAGCTGTCGCAAATTTACCatattcaagaaaat CTATGACGGAAATCATATTCGAATGTTATGGAGCACCATCTGTGGCTTACGGAATCGACTCTCTATTTTCTTACGACTACAATGGGGGCAAGACAGGACTTGTTGTATCTTCTTCCCATAGCTCTACACATCTTATTCCAGTTTACAATTCGAAAGCGATGCTTACTCAGGCAACAAGATTGAATTGGGGTGCATCACAAAGCGCCGACTACCTCTTGAAGCTCATCAAATTAAAGTATCCTAGCTTTCCTGGAAAGCTGGCTGCTACTCAAATGGAATACATGGTACAAGATCATTGTTACCTATCACGAGattatgatgaagaagtgAGCAAGTATCTCGATTGGACAGGATTGGAAGACAGAGATCGTGTCATCCAATATCCGTATACTGAAGTCATCGAGGTACAAAAGAGTGAAGAGGAGTTAGCTAAGATcgcagagaagagaaaagagagtgGTCGAAGATTACAAGAACAAGCCGCAAAAATGCGACTTGAGAGATTAGTTCGCAAAGAACAAGAACTTGAGTACTACAGACATTTGCAAGGCAAGTTAGTAGATCAAACAAAGAAggaaattaaaagattacTTGACGCCGAAGAGTTGAAAGACGAAGCTGCTCTCGAGAAAACCATCAAGGAACTCGACAAAAGCATTCGTAAGGCTCGAACCAAGGATGTCGGTGGACCCGAAATCGAGGAGGAAGTCGAAGAACCAGATTACTCCATGCTTGAAATTCCAGATGAGCAACTAGACGAAGCAGGCCTCAAACAAAAACGTCATCAACGTCTCATGAAATCTAATAACGAAGCTCGCGCCCGCGCCAAAGCAGAAAAATTGGCAGAAAAGGCTCGAATTGCTGAAGAACAACgcattgatgatgaaaaacGAGAAAATGATCTCGAGGGCTGGCTTCAAGAGCGTCGAGAAGCTCGAGCTAGCATGCTTCAAAAGATTAAGGATAGAGAACGTCTCAAGGCAGACCTAGGGAACAGAAAAAGTCTCGCAAGTCAAATCCGCATGAAGAGTATTGCAAACCTAGCATCCGATAACCCGACCAAAAAGCGTCGTCGTGGAGGCGATGATGACAATTTCGGacaaaatgatgatgattgggGAGTCTATCGTACCATCCAAACTGGAGATGGCGGCagcgatgacgaagaagaagaagatcctAGCGTTCTTCTCAAAACCCTCGAAGCGGATCTCCTCAAATATGATCCCGAATTCACGGATCAACACACATTCGATGCGCAAACCGATTGGACTAAATCCCTTATCCATGCTTTTCTCCGCGGTCCGCGTCCATTCAACCCAGCCAGTACCGCGGAGGCCCATCAACTCCATCTCAACGTCGAGCGGATCCGCGTCCCGGAAGTTATTTTCAACCCCAGCATAGCCGGGCTGGATCAAGCTGGAATCGTGGAAATCGCAGCCGATATATTGAATCAGCGAATTTCAGGACCAGGCATAAATCAGAAGGATTTTCTGAAAGATATCTTTTTAACGGGGGGAAATACCCTCTGGCAAAACTTTgatgagagattgagagagggATTGAGAGCGAATTTGGAGGCGGGCACGGAAGTCAAGATTCGTAGGGCGAAGGATCAATTGCTGGATGCGTGGAAGGGAGCTGCGAAATGGAGTTGTGGGGAGAGGTGGAAGGAAGCGAGGGTTACGAGGGAGGAGTATCAGGAGAAGGGCGGAGAGTATCTTaag GAACACGATCTCGGAAATGCATATTCCTGA